In the Candidatus Ozemobacteraceae bacterium genome, one interval contains:
- a CDS encoding phospholipase D-like domain-containing protein, producing the protein MNLCSRTTIAAALLAVMLASHGIGEAAPRTDVSRQPINVAFGPSTPEAEGLDDAFISFVDAAESTLDMAFYEIRLDNIVDALIRAHKRGVAIRLVVDNDNYLFRQAPVEEGDEEADPAGNEEQILHSGSRAAAVSPKLNPFIQRLVDAGIQVHDDENRAALMHNKFAVRDGRWVWTGSYNLTDTCSYRNVNNAVWIDSPELAEVYTAELEEMYEKHQFGISSPRLASRREIKVGTARLEPLFAPEDNPNARIIELLSAARKEIYFMQFAFTADDLGDVLVTKHKEKLRISGIFDRILYRSTGPFGEFARLTEAGIPVVIHGGSGKFHNKLFIIDPTGEDPVVVLGSENASSNGNRTNDENVLIIHSAEIARLYLDEFRKQFGKTSTVSAELSVGEFPFAGTTVGNADLLVFANGQNVSDLRIEFPARWSLASQSSSDIGIYRNGVETTARETMNVDSRRLLLQRAALEGSGPNSWLMVRFHNVNLPLKPGSYAIPCSVRSSGGEFVPLTTQPTIQVVDGQKPSDLATVMAYIKRLNLRLDQSGPKLSPDERTRQLERLANLNGKLYQLVVKAARNGDLDRTDAGVAFTEKMNPEWTRYACSVTGDMRSLIEALKYQAVHGTDTERAKSLLARLETSLKKAHP; encoded by the coding sequence ATGAATCTATGCTCCCGAACGACGATCGCCGCCGCCCTCCTCGCCGTCATGCTCGCATCTCATGGAATTGGGGAGGCGGCGCCGAGAACCGATGTCTCCCGTCAGCCGATCAACGTCGCCTTTGGCCCCTCCACGCCCGAGGCGGAAGGCCTCGATGACGCATTCATCTCGTTCGTGGACGCCGCCGAGTCGACGCTCGACATGGCCTTCTACGAAATCCGACTCGACAACATCGTCGATGCGCTGATCCGCGCTCACAAACGCGGGGTCGCCATCCGCCTCGTCGTCGACAATGACAACTACCTGTTCCGCCAGGCTCCGGTCGAGGAGGGTGACGAGGAAGCCGACCCGGCGGGAAACGAAGAACAGATTCTGCATTCCGGGTCGCGCGCGGCTGCCGTTTCCCCGAAACTGAACCCCTTCATCCAGCGCCTCGTCGACGCGGGCATCCAGGTGCATGACGACGAAAACCGCGCCGCCCTCATGCACAACAAATTCGCCGTTCGCGACGGCCGATGGGTCTGGACCGGCAGCTACAACCTGACGGATACCTGCAGCTATAGAAACGTGAACAATGCCGTCTGGATCGACTCGCCCGAATTGGCGGAAGTCTACACGGCCGAGCTCGAGGAAATGTACGAGAAGCACCAGTTCGGCATCTCCTCGCCGAGGCTCGCCTCACGACGCGAGATCAAGGTCGGAACGGCTCGTCTCGAGCCTCTCTTCGCCCCCGAAGACAACCCGAACGCGAGGATCATCGAACTGCTCTCGGCCGCCCGCAAGGAGATCTATTTCATGCAGTTCGCCTTCACGGCGGACGATCTCGGCGACGTCCTCGTCACGAAGCACAAGGAGAAGCTCCGGATCAGCGGCATCTTCGACCGGATTCTCTATCGCAGCACGGGCCCGTTCGGCGAGTTCGCACGTCTGACCGAGGCGGGAATTCCGGTCGTCATCCACGGCGGATCGGGGAAATTCCACAACAAACTGTTCATCATCGACCCGACAGGGGAAGACCCCGTCGTCGTGCTGGGCTCGGAAAACGCGTCATCGAACGGAAACCGCACGAATGACGAAAACGTCCTGATCATCCATTCGGCCGAGATCGCCCGCCTCTACCTCGACGAGTTCCGGAAACAGTTCGGAAAAACCAGCACCGTTTCGGCGGAACTCAGCGTCGGCGAGTTTCCATTCGCCGGAACGACGGTCGGCAACGCGGATCTGCTGGTATTCGCAAACGGGCAGAACGTCAGCGACCTGCGCATCGAGTTCCCTGCGCGATGGAGTCTCGCAAGCCAGAGCTCTTCAGATATCGGCATCTATAGAAACGGCGTCGAGACGACGGCCCGTGAAACGATGAACGTCGATTCGCGGCGCCTCCTCCTCCAACGCGCCGCTCTCGAGGGCAGCGGGCCGAACTCCTGGCTCATGGTCCGGTTTCACAACGTCAACCTGCCGCTCAAGCCGGGCAGTTACGCCATCCCGTGCTCGGTCCGAAGTTCGGGAGGAGAGTTCGTTCCGCTGACGACGCAGCCGACGATTCAAGTCGTCGACGGTCAGAAGCCGTCCGACCTGGCAACCGTCATGGCATACATCAAACGGCTGAATCTGCGACTCGATCAAAGCGGTCCCAAGCTTTCGCCCGACGAGCGCACGCGTCAGCTCGAACGCCTGGCGAACCTGAACGGAAAGCTGTACCAACTGGTCGTCAAAGCCGCTCGAAACGGCGATCTGGACCGGACCGACGCGGGAGTTGCCTTCACGGAAAAGATGAATCCCGAATGGACCAGATACGCCTGTTCGGTCACGGGGGATATGCGAAGCCTGATCGAGGCGCTGAAGTATCAAGCCGTCCACGGGACGGACACGGAGCGGGCAAAAAGCCTCCTGGCCCGCCTGGAAACCTCGCTGAAAAAAGCCCATCCCTGA